A genome region from Clostridium pasteurianum includes the following:
- a CDS encoding amino acid ABC transporter permease — protein sequence MDFRFDIIAEYSQYFLRGTLITIGLSLAAVLLGTVIGLIVGIGKMMKNKLVARIFACYVGFFRGTPLLVQILIVHFGVIPAILGKANGVVAAIVALSLNASAYIAETFRAGIQSIDMGQTEASRSLGMTQFKAMRYVILPQAFKRMLPPLGNEFISLIKDSSLASTIATPELMYWAQAMNAQYYRVWEPYLTSALIYLILTLSMGHVVGYMERRMDTK from the coding sequence TTGGATTTTCGTTTTGATATTATAGCTGAGTATTCACAGTATTTCCTGAGAGGAACACTCATTACTATAGGACTATCTTTAGCAGCGGTTTTGCTTGGAACAGTAATTGGTTTAATTGTAGGAATTGGTAAAATGATGAAAAACAAGTTGGTGGCACGTATATTTGCTTGTTATGTTGGTTTTTTTAGAGGAACACCATTACTAGTTCAAATATTAATTGTACATTTTGGAGTTATTCCGGCAATTTTAGGAAAGGCTAATGGAGTAGTTGCTGCAATAGTTGCACTTTCATTAAATGCTTCAGCATATATTGCAGAAACATTTAGGGCAGGTATTCAGTCTATTGATATGGGACAAACGGAAGCTTCACGTTCCTTAGGAATGACACAATTTAAAGCTATGAGATATGTTATTTTACCACAAGCTTTTAAGAGAATGCTGCCTCCACTTGGAAATGAATTTATTAGTCTTATAAAAGATTCTTCATTAGCATCTACTATAGCAACACCTGAACTTATGTATTGGGCGCAGGCTATGAATGCTCAGTATTATCGTGTGTGGGAGCCATATTTGACATCAGCACTTATATATCTTATATTAACTCTTTCAATGGGACATGTAGTTGGATATATGGAAAGGAGGATGGACACAAAATGA
- a CDS encoding amino acid ABC transporter ATP-binding protein, whose protein sequence is MIKISHLKKSFGNNDVLKDINIEINKQEVVVFIGPSGAGKSTLLRCINRLESITDGSVCIENIDITDKKTDINKVREEVGMVFQHFNLFPHLTVMQNIILAPMKVKKISEDAAKETALKLLNKVGLEEKADAYPDSLSGGQKQRIAIARALAMEPKIMLFDEPTSALDPEMVGEVLDVMKQLAKDGMTMVVVTHEMGFAREVGDKVVFMDGGYIVEENMPSELFDHPTKDRTKAFLSKVL, encoded by the coding sequence ATGATAAAAATTAGCCATTTAAAAAAATCGTTTGGTAATAATGACGTTTTAAAAGATATAAATATAGAAATAAATAAACAGGAAGTTGTTGTATTTATTGGTCCATCGGGAGCTGGAAAATCGACACTCTTAAGGTGCATTAATCGTTTGGAAAGCATAACAGATGGGAGTGTTTGTATTGAAAATATTGATATAACAGATAAAAAAACAGACATAAATAAAGTAAGAGAAGAAGTCGGAATGGTATTCCAGCACTTTAATCTTTTTCCACATTTAACTGTCATGCAAAATATTATACTGGCACCAATGAAGGTAAAAAAGATAAGTGAGGATGCAGCAAAAGAAACGGCATTAAAATTGCTTAATAAAGTGGGGCTAGAAGAAAAGGCAGATGCTTATCCAGATTCATTATCAGGTGGACAAAAACAGCGTATAGCTATCGCAAGAGCACTGGCTATGGAACCTAAGATTATGCTTTTTGATGAGCCTACGTCAGCACTTGATCCTGAAATGGTTGGAGAAGTTTTAGATGTTATGAAACAATTAGCAAAGGATGGAATGACCATGGTTGTTGTTACACACGAGATGGGATTTGCACGTGAAGTAGGCGATAAAGTTGTATTTATGGATGGTGGATATATTGTCGAAGAAAATATGCCTAGTGAATTATTTGATCATCCTACTAAAGATAGAACTAAAGCTTTTTTAAGTAAAGTACTATAA
- a CDS encoding trans-sulfuration enzyme family protein — translation MFKETDKEFSFETELLEKGAYINSLASNPETAPIYLTTAFNVEDLDDLQARYDVKGFCYNRNRNPNRSALIELVTYLEKGENSIICSSGMAAISTAVLSIVEQGDHILSDKTLYGETIDIFSKVLSKYGVEVTYVDFTNLDEVRGAVKKNTKIFYTETVSNPMISVVDIDKVADIAHLNNAFLIVDNTFMTSVAFRPIEHGADITVNSLTKFANGHSDAVCGSITGSASLIEKAYNLQVLLGTTADAFTSWLVQRGMRTMELRVEKQMANAEKLAKALDENPYVLKVNHPSLKSHPQHELASKLFDNKYGGMISFVVPDDKEKMNKFMRRLNIAHYAMTLGGYRTTLSHPVMSSHYDVPEEERLKIGITYGLLRVSVGIENPNDLVYDFMQALEAFA, via the coding sequence ATGTTTAAAGAAACGGATAAAGAATTTTCGTTTGAGACAGAACTATTAGAAAAGGGAGCATACATAAATAGCTTGGCAAGTAATCCTGAAACAGCTCCTATTTATTTAACTACTGCTTTTAATGTAGAAGATCTTGACGACCTGCAAGCAAGGTATGATGTAAAAGGATTTTGCTATAATAGAAATAGAAATCCTAATAGAAGTGCTCTAATTGAACTTGTGACATATTTAGAAAAAGGAGAGAATTCAATTATTTGTAGTTCGGGTATGGCTGCAATATCTACAGCAGTTTTATCAATTGTAGAGCAGGGAGATCATATTCTTTCGGATAAAACGCTTTATGGAGAAACAATTGATATATTTAGTAAAGTTTTATCTAAGTACGGAGTAGAGGTTACATATGTTGATTTCACAAATTTAGATGAGGTAAGGGGAGCCGTTAAAAAAAATACAAAGATATTTTACACAGAAACAGTGTCAAATCCTATGATTTCAGTTGTAGATATTGATAAGGTTGCAGATATTGCTCATTTAAATAATGCTTTTTTAATTGTTGATAATACTTTTATGACGTCAGTTGCATTTAGACCAATAGAACATGGTGCGGATATTACAGTAAATAGTTTGACAAAGTTTGCAAATGGACATAGTGATGCTGTATGTGGATCTATTACAGGTAGTGCGTCTTTAATTGAAAAAGCATATAATCTTCAGGTATTATTAGGAACTACAGCAGATGCGTTTACTTCTTGGCTTGTACAAAGGGGCATGCGTACAATGGAGCTTCGTGTTGAAAAACAAATGGCTAATGCTGAAAAACTTGCAAAAGCTCTAGATGAGAATCCTTATGTATTAAAAGTAAATCATCCAAGCCTAAAGAGCCATCCACAGCATGAATTAGCAAGTAAATTATTTGATAATAAGTATGGTGGTATGATAAGCTTTGTGGTTCCAGATGATAAAGAAAAAATGAATAAGTTTATGCGCAGGTTAAATATTGCCCACTATGCTATGACTTTAGGTGGATATAGAACTACACTTTCGCATCCTGTTATGTCATCACATTACGATGTACCAGAAGAAGAAAGATTAAAAATTGGTATTACGTATGGACTTTTAAGAGTGTCTGTAGGTATTGAAAATCCTAATGATTTGGTATATGATTTTATGCAAGCATTAGAAGCTTTTGCATAG
- a CDS encoding RidA family protein, which translates to MEKKIVSTKNAPGAVGPYSQAVKAGNLVFVSGQISLDPLTGELIKDDIGKAAERSLENVKAILEAAGTSLDNVVKTTVFVKDMNDFAAVNEVYAKYFKKDMPARSCVEVKLPKDALVEIEVIALAD; encoded by the coding sequence ATGGAGAAAAAAATAGTAAGTACAAAAAATGCGCCTGGAGCAGTAGGACCTTATTCCCAGGCTGTCAAAGCTGGAAATCTAGTATTTGTATCAGGGCAAATTTCATTAGATCCATTAACTGGAGAATTGATTAAAGATGATATAGGGAAAGCAGCTGAAAGATCATTGGAAAATGTAAAGGCTATTCTTGAGGCTGCGGGTACATCACTTGACAATGTTGTTAAAACAACTGTATTTGTAAAAGATATGAATGACTTTGCTGCTGTCAATGAAGTTTATGCAAAATATTTTAAGAAAGATATGCCTGCAAGGTCATGCGTAGAAGTAAAATTACCTAAAGATGCTTTAGTTGAAATAGAAGTAATAGCATTAGCAGATTAA
- a CDS encoding MMPL family transporter — MRKILKMRWIVLAVWMISLALSIIYSPDLNKVLRAKGQQFLSNDSQSVKADNMVKKMDKTGGNTDIIVFNSNSKLSSSNMDNIESGINKIKSNKSSLGISNLIDPFNTPSVKSKLISKDKKTLMVTFKLNKKGREVKDIKDEINAKLKNVKTTHYLTGTDFISDDYMRTISAGVDKSALLTIIFILIVLIILFRSVITPLISLSAVGISYLISYAIVGQLVYRFDYPISSLTQIVLVLILFGIGTDYNILLFNRFKEEMSHSSSIDEAIVTTYKTAGKTIAFSILTVFVAFLSLTLAKFGLYRSANCVAIAVVILLLEILTLTPITMKFLGTKLFWPSKKITSHGENKLWAKGSAFSVKKPILVSSIIILILIPIICFNTEKFSFDTVNELPGSVESVKGFNLITKNFGKGEALTTTIVLENDKPMDNNASLAAIDNLTKKLKGIKNVKSVSSITEPLADPIDSLYIGNQSETAADGISKSKNGVDTINNGLGQINTSLNSVNLKDLSKTDALVAGTGQVQNGLNAVTDGLNQINTGIQSGADGAAKINSGLAEAKNGMAQITTYTKELSDGLGQIQGGYQKLGGAYDSISSSVSNLQSATKTMNDYILALSKQYNFSNDPRFSGAELYYNNINNGFTGLNAGLSTFKGNYDTLTSKLGEATTNLNQINASENKLVDGLTQLESASSALSNGLKQGAAGQTTVIQNMAKLNSGLGQVKAGQIELNSKLNTLSSSVPKLKDALNEGSNGLSAVSNGLTQVNGYMYQLSGSKDFFAPQETFSNASMKQAFDMYMSKDKKTTKLTVVLYCDPYSEKAMNTANEINNTIPGALKGTVLKNAKFGTSGTSASDYDLNKTASGDLNTMRLIVLASVFVILLLVIRSPLISFYISVSLMAAYYISSFVLNFIVSNIFKLDGVSWNVPFFSFMMIVALGVDYSIFLMTKFKEYKGIDAKEAIVESSKHIGTVIMSAALILGGTFVTMVPAGVKLLTQLAIAVVAGLIALSILLLPMFLPALIALPSSIKNLVSNNKKDTSDKETISA; from the coding sequence ATGCGAAAAATATTAAAAATGAGGTGGATTGTATTAGCAGTATGGATGATTTCACTAGCATTATCAATAATTTATTCACCAGATTTAAACAAAGTACTTAGAGCTAAAGGACAGCAATTTTTAAGTAATGACAGCCAATCTGTTAAAGCTGATAATATGGTAAAAAAAATGGATAAAACTGGTGGAAATACAGACATAATAGTATTTAACAGTAACAGCAAACTAAGTTCCAGTAACATGGACAATATAGAGTCCGGAATAAATAAAATAAAAAGTAATAAAAGTTCACTTGGAATAAGCAACTTAATTGATCCCTTTAATACCCCATCTGTCAAGTCAAAGCTTATATCCAAGGATAAAAAAACTTTAATGGTTACTTTTAAGCTTAATAAAAAAGGCAGGGAAGTAAAAGATATTAAAGATGAAATTAACGCTAAACTAAAAAATGTAAAAACAACTCATTATCTAACAGGAACAGATTTTATAAGTGATGACTATATGAGAACAATTTCTGCTGGTGTTGATAAAAGTGCACTTTTGACTATAATTTTTATCTTAATAGTTCTAATAATTCTATTTAGATCTGTAATAACACCACTTATATCTTTATCAGCAGTTGGAATATCATATTTGATTTCATATGCAATAGTAGGTCAACTTGTTTATAGATTTGATTACCCCATTTCTTCACTCACGCAAATAGTGCTTGTACTTATACTTTTTGGAATTGGTACAGATTACAATATACTTTTATTTAATAGATTTAAAGAAGAAATGTCCCACAGTTCTTCTATAGATGAAGCAATTGTAACCACGTATAAGACAGCAGGAAAAACCATAGCCTTTAGTATCCTCACTGTATTTGTAGCCTTTTTAAGTTTAACTCTAGCAAAATTTGGCTTATATCGTTCAGCAAATTGTGTTGCTATTGCAGTTGTAATTCTACTACTTGAAATACTTACACTTACACCAATTACTATGAAATTTCTTGGAACAAAACTTTTTTGGCCATCTAAGAAAATTACCAGTCATGGTGAAAACAAACTTTGGGCTAAAGGATCTGCATTTTCAGTAAAAAAACCTATTTTAGTTTCATCTATAATAATACTTATATTAATTCCAATAATTTGCTTTAATACAGAAAAGTTTTCCTTTGATACAGTAAATGAACTTCCAGGTTCTGTAGAGTCAGTAAAAGGATTTAATCTCATTACTAAAAACTTTGGAAAAGGTGAGGCACTTACTACAACAATTGTCTTAGAAAATGACAAACCTATGGATAACAATGCTTCTCTAGCGGCTATTGATAATTTAACCAAAAAATTGAAAGGCATAAAAAATGTTAAAAGTGTATCCAGCATTACAGAGCCACTAGCTGACCCTATCGACTCACTTTATATAGGCAATCAATCAGAAACTGCTGCTGACGGAATTTCAAAATCGAAAAATGGTGTGGACACTATAAATAACGGACTAGGTCAAATAAACACCAGCCTAAATTCTGTTAATTTAAAAGATTTATCAAAAACAGATGCCTTAGTTGCTGGAACAGGTCAAGTTCAAAATGGACTAAATGCTGTAACTGATGGTCTTAATCAAATAAATACCGGTATTCAAAGTGGAGCCGATGGTGCTGCTAAAATAAACTCCGGCTTAGCTGAAGCTAAAAATGGTATGGCACAGATAACAACTTACACTAAAGAACTGTCAGATGGTTTGGGACAAATTCAAGGTGGATATCAAAAACTTGGAGGTGCTTATGACTCAATATCTTCTAGTGTAAGTAACCTTCAAAGTGCAACAAAAACTATGAACGATTATATTTTAGCTTTATCAAAACAATATAATTTTTCAAATGATCCTAGATTTAGCGGTGCTGAACTTTACTACAATAATATAAATAATGGCTTTACCGGTTTAAATGCCGGACTTAGTACCTTTAAGGGAAATTACGATACTCTTACTTCTAAACTTGGAGAAGCCACAACAAACTTAAATCAAATAAATGCTTCTGAAAATAAACTAGTTGATGGACTCACTCAACTTGAATCTGCTTCCTCTGCCCTATCAAATGGACTTAAGCAGGGAGCCGCCGGTCAAACTACTGTAATCCAAAACATGGCTAAACTTAATTCTGGTTTAGGTCAAGTTAAAGCCGGTCAAATTGAGCTTAATAGTAAATTAAATACACTTAGTTCCAGTGTGCCTAAATTAAAAGATGCTTTAAATGAGGGTAGCAATGGATTATCCGCAGTTTCAAATGGACTTACACAAGTAAATGGGTACATGTATCAGCTGAGCGGTTCAAAAGACTTTTTTGCACCACAGGAAACCTTTAGTAACGCTTCTATGAAACAAGCTTTTGACATGTACATGAGCAAAGATAAAAAAACGACTAAACTTACGGTTGTTTTATACTGTGATCCATATTCAGAAAAAGCCATGAATACAGCAAATGAAATTAATAACACAATTCCAGGTGCACTTAAAGGAACTGTGCTTAAAAATGCCAAGTTTGGAACATCAGGAACAAGTGCTTCTGATTATGATTTAAATAAAACAGCTTCAGGAGACTTAAATACAATGAGACTAATTGTTTTAGCTAGTGTATTTGTAATACTTTTATTAGTAATAAGATCTCCATTAATTTCATTTTATATATCTGTATCATTAATGGCAGCTTACTATATATCATCATTCGTCTTAAACTTTATAGTATCTAATATTTTTAAATTAGATGGAGTATCATGGAATGTACCATTTTTCTCTTTTATGATGATTGTGGCATTAGGAGTTGACTATAGTATATTCTTAATGACTAAATTCAAGGAATATAAAGGTATTGATGCTAAAGAAGCCATAGTTGAATCTTCAAAACACATAGGTACAGTTATTATGTCCGCTGCTTTAATACTTGGAGGTACTTTCGTAACAATGGTTCCAGCAGGAGTTAAACTTTTAACACAACTTGCCATAGCCGTAGTTGCTGGATTAATAGCTCTTTCAATTTTGCTATTGCCGATGTTTTTACCTGCACTTATTGCTTTGCCATCTTCCATAAAAAATCTTGTTTCTAATAACAAAAAAGATACTTCAGATAAAGAGACTATTAGCGCATAA
- a CDS encoding TetR/AcrR family transcriptional regulator: MQYLKDEVRKKILSSALIEFKNNGYLDTSMRTIAAKSGIALGSTYRYFKSKEDLFNTLIEPVYNKLLLYVVKIQVQVNNFTSKNCHEITKYIIDILNSIASFVKESNNELLIIFNKSKGSKFENFKKELVALVNDILIKYPNAEKIDDNTKIIVYTVSHDLVEGISFILNQDYDGDKVKILINRLLYFYITDMTRIFDPKI; the protein is encoded by the coding sequence ATGCAATATTTAAAAGATGAAGTACGAAAAAAAATACTTTCATCAGCCTTGATAGAATTTAAAAATAATGGATATTTAGATACATCAATGAGAACTATTGCAGCAAAATCAGGAATAGCCCTAGGTAGTACATACAGATATTTCAAAAGCAAAGAAGATCTTTTTAATACATTAATAGAACCTGTATATAATAAACTGCTACTATATGTTGTTAAAATACAAGTGCAGGTAAATAATTTCACTAGTAAAAATTGCCATGAAATTACAAAATACATAATAGATATATTAAACAGTATAGCGTCATTTGTAAAAGAATCAAATAATGAACTTCTCATTATTTTCAATAAAAGTAAAGGCTCAAAATTTGAAAATTTCAAAAAAGAATTAGTTGCTTTAGTTAACGATATACTTATTAAATATCCCAATGCAGAAAAAATAGATGATAATACAAAAATTATAGTTTATACAGTATCCCATGATTTAGTTGAAGGTATTTCATTTATACTTAACCAGGATTATGATGGAGATAAAGTCAAAATCCTTATTAATAGACTTTTGTATTTTTATATTACAGATATGACTAGAATATTTGATCCTAAAATTTAA
- the yqeK gene encoding bis(5'-nucleosyl)-tetraphosphatase (symmetrical) YqeK — MKKIFASLINNITFTGNIKIDSQKLLKNYHQFVTAEHSLRVAKEAKVLAERYGINNEKAEIAGLLHDISGIYPSDERLKIAEELGLNIFEEERVLPLILHQRISAIMAEELFHVHDKEILSAIACHTTLKAKASKMDMVLFVADKIQWDKEGVPPYLDELEKSLSVSLKNGTFSYIKYQLKHAKIIHPWLREAYKDLLNN; from the coding sequence ATGAAAAAAATATTTGCATCTTTAATTAATAACATTACATTTACAGGAAATATAAAAATAGATAGTCAGAAGCTTCTTAAAAATTACCATCAATTTGTAACAGCGGAGCACAGTCTTAGAGTGGCAAAAGAAGCTAAAGTTTTAGCTGAAAGATATGGAATCAATAATGAAAAAGCAGAAATAGCAGGGCTTTTGCATGATATAAGTGGTATTTATCCTAGTGATGAAAGACTTAAAATAGCAGAGGAATTGGGGCTGAATATTTTTGAAGAAGAAAGAGTTCTGCCACTAATTTTACATCAAAGAATATCAGCTATAATGGCAGAGGAACTATTTCATGTACATGATAAAGAAATCTTAAGCGCTATAGCCTGCCACACAACATTAAAGGCTAAGGCATCAAAAATGGATATGGTTTTATTTGTTGCAGATAAAATTCAGTGGGACAAAGAAGGCGTGCCGCCGTATCTTGATGAACTTGAAAAATCACTGTCTGTATCCTTAAAGAATGGAACTTTTAGTTATATAAAATACCAATTAAAACATGCAAAGATTATTCATCCATGGCTTAGGGAAGCTTACAAAGATTTACTTAATAATTAG
- a CDS encoding AEC family transporter — MNTNVINQVTMLTLMMIVGIILRKAKIITDEVNKALSTILINVTMPCMILYSFNFKFSMSMLKNAIMILFYSIAIHVFLIVLSKLLYFKSEDSKKKVFEFATIFSNCGFVGYPVVQGIFGNVGVFYTSIFTIPFNVFMWSYGIMIFTGEKDLKKVWKNVVNIPLISIFLGVLMFIFSVPLPKVLTQTLSSIGNMTTPISMFIIGAMLADVELKEVFKGLDVYYMNFIKLIGAPLLVYLILKLLGTNNIVLCICVILVAMPTGSLVGVFAERYNGNKAVASKCVFLTTVLSMITIPAIMAIM; from the coding sequence ATGAATACTAATGTAATAAACCAAGTAACCATGCTGACACTTATGATGATAGTAGGTATTATTTTAAGAAAAGCAAAAATAATTACGGATGAAGTAAATAAGGCACTTTCTACTATTCTAATAAATGTCACAATGCCATGCATGATTTTATATTCTTTTAATTTTAAGTTTTCAATGAGTATGTTAAAAAATGCAATCATGATACTTTTTTATTCTATTGCAATACATGTTTTTTTAATAGTTTTAAGCAAGTTATTATATTTTAAATCTGAAGATTCTAAGAAAAAGGTATTTGAATTTGCCACAATATTTTCAAACTGCGGCTTTGTAGGTTATCCAGTAGTTCAAGGCATATTTGGAAATGTAGGCGTATTTTATACATCAATATTTACAATTCCTTTTAATGTGTTCATGTGGTCATATGGAATTATGATTTTTACAGGAGAAAAGGATTTAAAAAAAGTATGGAAGAATGTTGTTAATATACCTTTAATAAGTATCTTTTTAGGTGTGTTGATGTTTATTTTTTCTGTTCCGCTTCCTAAGGTTTTGACGCAAACTCTGTCAAGCATAGGAAACATGACAACTCCGATTTCTATGTTTATAATAGGAGCTATGCTTGCGGATGTGGAGTTAAAGGAAGTATTTAAGGGACTTGATGTTTACTATATGAATTTTATAAAACTTATAGGAGCCCCACTGTTAGTTTATCTTATACTTAAGCTTTTAGGTACTAATAATATAGTCCTATGTATATGTGTAATTTTAGTGGCAATGCCAACTGGAAGTTTAGTGGGAGTTTTTGCGGAAAGGTACAATGGAAATAAGGCAGTTGCTTCAAAGTGTGTGTTCTTAACCACGGTTCTATCTATGATTACTATACCGGCTATTATGGCAATAATGTAA
- a CDS encoding EamA family transporter, with the protein MNNLVLIPVILSMTLLGSFGGFCFKKSTSGNTMLSILKNKFLYIGGFLYVSSAVINIYALKYMPLSVVMPLSSITYIWSMIISRITLHEKITKFKIIGLVLILIGAVLVGLS; encoded by the coding sequence ATGAATAATTTAGTTTTGATACCAGTAATACTTTCAATGACACTGCTTGGTTCTTTTGGAGGTTTCTGCTTTAAAAAATCAACTTCAGGAAATACAATGCTGTCAATTTTAAAGAATAAATTTTTATATATTGGCGGTTTCTTATATGTAAGCTCAGCTGTTATAAATATATATGCATTAAAGTATATGCCCTTATCAGTTGTTATGCCGCTATCTTCAATTACATATATATGGTCCATGATTATTTCTAGAATTACCCTACATGAAAAAATAACGAAATTCAAAATTATAGGACTAGTTCTTATACTTATCGGTGCTGTTTTGGTTGGACTTTCATAA
- a CDS encoding EamA family transporter, which yields MNSIISSLKKNQKGITLILLSSICTTIGQYMWKISAMHNLTCIMIGFCFYGLGAVGMIIAFKYGSFSVIHPMMSMGYVFTVIISYLFLHEIINFPKVLGILFIMVGVAFIGVGDE from the coding sequence ATGAATAGTATAATAAGTTCGCTTAAAAAAAATCAAAAAGGTATAACACTTATATTACTATCTTCTATATGCACTACCATTGGACAATATATGTGGAAAATATCAGCTATGCATAATTTAACTTGCATTATGATTGGCTTTTGTTTTTATGGACTAGGTGCTGTTGGAATGATAATTGCGTTTAAATATGGAAGTTTTTCTGTTATACACCCTATGATGAGCATGGGTTATGTCTTTACGGTAATAATATCGTATTTATTTTTACATGAAATAATTAACTTTCCAAAAGTACTAGGCATACTCTTTATTATGGTTGGTGTCGCATTTATAGGTGTAGGTGATGAATAA
- a CDS encoding CDIF630_02480 family spore surface protein has translation MKKKDDRRKDSFMEVPIEQHSTAAWADVHKEKPVSNVTIPSRFDTKNAKEYVDSNEK, from the coding sequence ATGAAAAAGAAGGACGATAGACGTAAGGATAGTTTTATGGAAGTTCCAATAGAACAACATTCTACTGCAGCCTGGGCAGATGTTCATAAGGAAAAGCCTGTATCTAATGTTACAATTCCAAGCAGGTTTGATACAAAAAATGCTAAAGAGTATGTAGATTCTAATGAAAAGTAA